One Aegilops tauschii subsp. strangulata cultivar AL8/78 chromosome 7, Aet v6.0, whole genome shotgun sequence genomic window carries:
- the LOC109749392 gene encoding bidirectional sugar transporter SWEET15, producing MAFLNMEQHTWAFTFGILGNIISLMVFLSPLPTFYRVYRKKSTEGFQSTPYLVTLFSCLLWMYYAFLKSGSELLLTINAVGCVIESLYIAMYLVYAPKSARLLTAKLFIGLDVGLFGLIALVTMLASYGPLRVQVVGWICVAVALGVFAAPLSIIRLVIRTKSVEFMPFSLSFFLVLSAVIWFAYGALKKDIFVAMPNVLGFLFGVAQMALYMAYRNKKPATVVLVHEEMKLPEHVKEVAGGAKPQGGAPTEGRISCGAEVHPIDVLPAVAVDEQAAGAADEDVIRDDQNMLRPEQPVVIKPDVAIVVQA from the exons ATGGCTTTCCTGAACATGGAGCAGCACACCTGGGCCTTCACCTTCGGTATCCTAG GCAACATCATCTCACTGATGGTCTTCCTTTCACCGCT GCCGACGTTCTACCGTGTGTACCGCAAGAAGTCGACGGAGGGGTTCCAGTCGACGCCCTACCTGGTGACGCTCTTCAGCTGCCTGCTGTGGATGTACTACGCCTTCCTCAAGTCCGGCTCCGAGCTCCTCCTCACCATCAACGCCGTCGGCTGCGTCATCGAGAGCCTCTACATCGCCATGTACCTGGTCTACGCCCCCAAGAGCGCCAGGCTCCTCACCGCCAAGCTCTTCATTGGCCTCGACGTCGGCCTCTTCGGCCTCATCGCCCTCGTCACCATGCTGGCGTCGTACGGCCCCCTCCGCGTCCAGGTCGTCGGCTGGATCTGCGTCGCCGTCGCGCTCGGCGTCTTCGCCGCTCCCTTGAGCATCATC AGGCTTGTGATCCGGACCAAGAGCGTGGAGTTCATGCCCTTCTCGCTGTCCTTCTTCCTGGTCCTCAGCGCGGTCATCTGGTTCGCGTACGGCGCGCTCAAGAAGGACATCTTCGTGGCGATGCCCAACGTGCTGGGCTTCTTGTTCGGCGTGGCGCAGATGGCGCTCTACATGGCGTACCGGAACAAGAAGCCCGCCACCGTGGTACTGGTGCACGAGGAGATGAAGCTGCCGGAGCACGTCAAGGAGGTGGCCGGCGGCGCCAAGCCGCAGGGCGGCGCGCCGACCGAGGGGAGGATCAGCTGCGGCGCCGAGGTGCACCCCATTGACGTGCTCCCGGCGGTGGCTGTCGACGAGCAAGCCGCCGGAGCGGCCGACGAGGACGTGATCCGCGACGACCAGAACATGCTCAGGCCGGAGCAGCCGGTGGTCATCAAGCCTGACGTCGCCATTGTCGTCCAGGCGTAG